The following proteins come from a genomic window of Corallococcus sp. NCRR:
- a CDS encoding patatin-like phospholipase family protein — protein sequence MSQSLTLLAGPDALRTLRERGLRAEDVDILPGASGGPKWLGLEGIDRVLFGEFLQGPRTRPLHLIGSSIGSWRLACLARKDPVAALRRFADAYLEQRYPPKPPPSLVSERSATILDSLLGPDGVEEILTHPWARLHVVTTRCKGLLAMEPSSVQLAGFVLGALANAVSRRTLGLHMERVIFHTAGDSSPFAGLKDLPSVHRPLTRDNLRPALIASGSIPMVLAGVHDIPGAPLGTYRDGGVVDYHLDVDYGTGEGLVLYPHFYPYVVPGWFDKSLKWRRAGPLNFRRALIITPSPAHLARLPGGRIPDRADFTRMPADDRIRAWRQVLTEGDRMADELRELLASGRIAEHVQPL from the coding sequence ATGAGCCAGAGCCTGACCCTGCTTGCGGGCCCCGACGCCCTGCGCACCCTCCGGGAGCGCGGACTGCGCGCGGAGGACGTGGACATCCTTCCAGGCGCTTCCGGCGGCCCGAAGTGGCTGGGGCTGGAGGGAATCGACCGCGTCCTGTTCGGCGAGTTCCTCCAGGGGCCCCGCACCCGGCCGCTGCATCTCATTGGCAGCTCCATCGGGAGCTGGCGGCTCGCGTGCCTGGCGCGGAAGGACCCGGTGGCCGCGCTCCGGCGCTTCGCGGACGCGTACCTGGAGCAGCGCTATCCGCCCAAGCCTCCCCCCTCGCTGGTCAGCGAGAGGAGCGCGACGATACTGGATTCCCTCCTGGGGCCGGACGGCGTGGAGGAGATCCTCACGCACCCGTGGGCGCGGCTGCACGTGGTGACGACCCGGTGCAAGGGATTGCTGGCAATGGAGCCGTCCAGCGTGCAGCTCGCGGGCTTCGTGCTGGGCGCGCTGGCGAACGCGGTGAGCCGCCGGACGCTCGGGCTCCACATGGAGCGCGTCATCTTCCATACCGCCGGGGACTCGAGCCCGTTCGCGGGGCTCAAGGACCTGCCGTCCGTGCACCGTCCCCTCACCCGCGACAACCTGCGCCCGGCGCTCATCGCGTCGGGCTCCATCCCGATGGTGCTCGCGGGCGTCCATGACATCCCGGGTGCGCCCCTTGGCACCTACCGGGACGGCGGTGTCGTCGACTACCACCTGGACGTCGACTACGGCACGGGTGAGGGGCTGGTGCTCTATCCGCACTTCTACCCGTACGTCGTGCCCGGCTGGTTCGACAAGTCGCTCAAGTGGCGCCGCGCGGGGCCGCTCAACTTCCGGCGCGCGCTGATCATCACGCCGTCCCCCGCGCACCTGGCGCGGCTGCCCGGTGGACGCATCCCGGACCGCGCGGACTTCACGCGGATGCCGGCCGACGACCGGATCCGCGCGTGGAGGCAGGTGCTGACCGAGGGCGACCGCATGGCGGATGAGCTGCGGGAGCTGCTTGCCTCGGGCCGCATCGCGGAGCACGTCCAGCCGCTGTAG
- a CDS encoding lipase family alpha/beta hydrolase, with the protein MNNRSQGTRKNADALRGASRLAVRATRGVMGLVEEMHRTIASGPSVLGRPLERPARAMTGLLYGTLLGVTRHVGEGLDAVLAGLSPWLGDGAPGPQREALLSALNGVLGDALEEEGNPLAIPMAFRVHGQPLCLEPEALRATLPEAGSRLLVLVHGSSMNDLQWNRRGHDHGAALARELGYTPVYLHYNSGLHISRNGRAFSGLLEQLVACWPVPLESLTLLGHSMGGLVARSACLAAETGGHGWRPLLRRLVCLGSPHHGSPLERGGSWVDVLLEISPYSAPFTRLGRIRGAGVTDLRFGNVLDAHWEGRERFGWGGDARRALALPEGVDCYAVAATTAKTLSRRPPGDGLVPVDSALGRHALPELTLRFPEANQRIIPGANHLDLLDHPEVYASLRTWLAC; encoded by the coding sequence ATGAACAACCGGTCTCAGGGAACGCGGAAGAACGCCGATGCCTTGCGTGGGGCCAGCCGCCTGGCGGTGCGAGCCACCCGAGGCGTGATGGGGCTCGTGGAGGAGATGCACCGCACCATCGCCAGCGGGCCGTCCGTGTTGGGCAGACCGCTGGAGCGCCCGGCGCGTGCCATGACGGGGTTGCTCTACGGAACGCTCCTGGGCGTCACCCGGCACGTCGGGGAGGGGCTGGATGCCGTGCTCGCGGGGCTCTCTCCGTGGCTGGGGGACGGTGCTCCGGGGCCTCAGCGTGAGGCGTTGCTCTCCGCGCTGAACGGCGTGCTCGGGGATGCGCTGGAGGAGGAAGGCAACCCGCTCGCCATCCCGATGGCGTTCCGGGTCCACGGGCAGCCGTTGTGCCTGGAGCCGGAGGCCCTGCGCGCCACCCTCCCGGAGGCAGGCAGCCGGCTGCTCGTGCTGGTTCATGGCTCCTCGATGAACGACCTGCAGTGGAACCGGCGAGGGCATGACCACGGCGCGGCGCTGGCGCGCGAGCTTGGCTACACGCCGGTGTACCTCCACTACAACAGCGGCCTGCACATCTCCCGGAACGGACGTGCGTTCTCGGGGCTGCTGGAACAGCTCGTGGCCTGCTGGCCCGTACCGCTCGAATCGCTGACGCTCCTGGGACACAGCATGGGTGGGCTCGTGGCGCGGAGCGCGTGCCTCGCGGCGGAGACCGGGGGCCATGGCTGGCGTCCCTTGTTGCGGAGGCTCGTCTGCCTGGGTTCGCCCCATCACGGTTCACCGCTGGAGCGCGGAGGGAGCTGGGTGGACGTGCTGCTGGAGATCAGCCCGTACAGCGCGCCGTTCACACGCCTGGGACGGATCCGCGGTGCCGGGGTCACGGACCTTCGCTTCGGCAACGTGCTCGACGCGCACTGGGAGGGGCGGGAGCGCTTCGGGTGGGGGGGCGATGCGCGTAGAGCCCTCGCGCTGCCGGAAGGCGTGGACTGCTACGCGGTCGCGGCGACCACCGCGAAGACGCTGTCGCGGCGTCCGCCGGGTGACGGACTGGTGCCGGTGGACAGCGCGCTCGGGCGCCATGCCCTGCCGGAGCTGACGCTGCGGTTCCCGGAAGCGAACCAGCGCATCATCCCAGGCGCGAACCACCTGGACCTGCTCGACCACCCGGAGGTCTACGCCTCACTTCGAACGTGGCTTGCTTGCTGA
- a CDS encoding pyridoxamine 5'-phosphate oxidase family protein yields the protein MGRFARLAFTPAVQALQEKFGSRAAYARVERTGDTLDVLTDDEAEFLSQRDSFYMASIGSNGWPYIQHRGGPPGFVRVLDPHTLGFADYRGNKQYISAGNVSENDRVALIFVDYPNRARLKVLAHASVITRETDAATLKRLEVPGYDAKVERGFVLKVEGFDWNCPQHITPRFTEAELDEMLRPVSAELQTLRSENRSLREELERLRRTPV from the coding sequence ATGGGACGATTCGCAAGACTGGCCTTCACCCCCGCGGTCCAGGCGCTCCAGGAGAAGTTCGGGAGCCGCGCCGCCTATGCCCGTGTCGAGCGAACGGGAGACACCCTGGACGTGCTCACGGACGACGAGGCGGAGTTCCTCTCCCAGCGCGACAGCTTCTACATGGCCAGCATCGGCTCCAACGGATGGCCCTACATCCAGCACCGGGGCGGCCCGCCGGGCTTCGTCCGGGTGCTGGACCCGCACACGCTGGGTTTCGCGGACTACCGGGGGAACAAGCAGTACATCTCCGCGGGCAACGTCAGCGAGAACGACCGCGTCGCGCTCATCTTCGTGGACTACCCGAACCGTGCGCGCCTGAAGGTCCTGGCGCACGCGTCCGTCATCACCCGCGAAACGGACGCCGCCACGCTCAAGCGCCTGGAGGTCCCCGGCTATGACGCGAAGGTGGAGCGCGGCTTCGTGCTCAAGGTCGAGGGCTTCGACTGGAACTGTCCCCAGCACATCACGCCCCGGTTCACCGAGGCGGAGCTGGACGAGATGCTGCGTCCGGTGTCGGCCGAGCTCCAGACGCTCCGCTCGGAGAACCGCTCCCTGCGCGAAGAGCTGGAGCGCTTGAGGCGGACCCCGGTTTGA
- a CDS encoding LysR family transcriptional regulator: MDQLFTLRTFVAVARQGSFTAASRRLRISPSVATRAVAQLEERLGIALLTRTTRSVRLTERGQIYLERCQRLLEDLDEADRRVRGENAEPRGELHLSAPIVFGRLHVLPVVQKLLAAHPALSVRMHLSDRNQHLVDEGIDAAVRLGELKDSSLIALKVGTVRRVLVASPHYVKQHGSPRSPAELSRHELIAFENLDATNEWRFGEREQPVRIQPRLILNSADAAIAAAEQGAGIARTLSYQVADAVLGGRLVLLLGAFAPPPVPVSVIYPGRRSASANVGAFVRTARGHFEEHPLLPVEAWRPSRPTGGKARR, translated from the coding sequence ATGGACCAGCTCTTCACGCTCCGGACGTTCGTCGCCGTCGCCAGGCAGGGAAGCTTCACGGCCGCCTCTCGCCGGCTCCGCATCTCCCCTTCCGTGGCGACGCGGGCCGTGGCCCAGCTCGAGGAGCGGCTCGGAATCGCGCTCCTCACGCGCACGACGCGCTCCGTGCGCCTCACCGAACGCGGGCAGATCTACCTGGAGCGCTGCCAGCGGCTGCTGGAGGACCTGGACGAGGCCGACCGCCGCGTCCGCGGTGAGAACGCCGAACCCCGAGGCGAGCTCCACCTCTCCGCCCCCATCGTCTTCGGGCGGCTCCACGTCCTGCCCGTGGTCCAGAAGCTGCTCGCGGCGCATCCGGCCCTGTCCGTCCGCATGCACCTGTCGGACAGGAACCAGCACCTCGTGGACGAAGGCATCGACGCGGCCGTCCGCCTGGGAGAGCTGAAGGACAGCAGCCTCATCGCCCTCAAGGTCGGCACCGTCCGCCGCGTGCTGGTGGCCAGCCCCCACTACGTGAAGCAGCACGGGTCACCCCGCTCGCCCGCCGAGCTGAGCCGCCATGAGCTCATCGCCTTCGAGAACCTCGACGCGACGAACGAGTGGCGGTTCGGAGAAAGGGAGCAGCCGGTGCGCATCCAGCCCCGGCTCATCCTCAACAGCGCGGACGCGGCCATCGCGGCGGCGGAGCAAGGCGCCGGCATCGCGCGCACGCTCTCATACCAGGTGGCGGACGCCGTGCTCGGGGGGCGGCTGGTCCTGCTCCTCGGGGCATTCGCGCCGCCTCCCGTCCCGGTGAGCGTCATCTACCCCGGACGCCGCAGCGCCTCCGCCAACGTGGGCGCGTTCGTCCGCACGGCGCGCGGCCACTTCGAGGAGCACCCGCTCCTGCCCGTCGAGGCGTGGCGCCCGTCCAGGCCCACGGGTGGCAAAGCCAGACGCTGA
- a CDS encoding GNAT family N-acetyltransferase, whose protein sequence is MIELDRPVWASLTTFHVSVAEGDERARRFVPEVNLFASARDDEPEAQAALAALVPPGERVYVLQVPPVLVPSGLRAIKTAGGVQMVATRQLTEEHEDECESLTEDDAPEMLALASLTEPGPFLARTHQMGRFLGIRRGGRLAAMAGERMRFPGHTEVSGVCTHPDFRGQGLARRLSTAVVAAIQRRGDRAFLHAWATNTPAIALYRSLGFEVRAEVNVAVLERAPDEPPG, encoded by the coding sequence ATGATTGAGCTCGATCGTCCTGTCTGGGCATCCCTCACCACGTTCCACGTCTCGGTGGCCGAAGGCGACGAGCGTGCCAGACGGTTCGTTCCGGAGGTCAACCTCTTCGCCTCGGCGCGGGATGACGAGCCCGAAGCCCAGGCGGCGCTCGCGGCGCTCGTGCCTCCCGGCGAGCGGGTCTACGTCCTGCAGGTGCCTCCTGTCCTGGTGCCATCGGGGCTGCGCGCAATCAAGACCGCCGGTGGCGTGCAGATGGTCGCGACCCGGCAGCTGACCGAGGAGCACGAAGACGAGTGTGAATCGCTCACCGAAGACGACGCGCCCGAGATGCTTGCGCTGGCCTCGCTGACCGAGCCCGGTCCCTTCCTGGCTCGAACGCATCAGATGGGTCGCTTTCTGGGCATCCGGCGTGGCGGCAGGCTCGCCGCCATGGCTGGGGAGCGCATGCGTTTCCCCGGCCACACGGAGGTGAGCGGCGTCTGCACCCACCCGGACTTCCGAGGACAGGGCCTGGCACGCCGACTTTCGACAGCCGTCGTCGCAGCCATTCAGCGGCGCGGTGACCGTGCCTTCCTGCATGCGTGGGCGACCAATACCCCTGCGATTGCGCTCTACCGCAGCCTCGGCTTCGAGGTGCGTGCAGAGGTCAACGTGGCGGTTCTGGAACGAGCCCCTGACGAGCCACCCGGCTGA
- a CDS encoding MarR family winged helix-turn-helix transcriptional regulator — protein sequence MGGSNQDVLRGLGHLALGTRLKRIGDRLQTHTQVILDEAEVPVPASHLPPLEALDSGGAMTVGDLSRALGVTQPGVTRMTGALEAAGLVRSGAAEDDGRARVIALTPAGRGLLARLRRHTFPFIEAAVRDACGDESGRFLAQLALLEDALEELPLAARAARLAKGARRHD from the coding sequence ATGGGCGGATCGAACCAAGATGTCCTGAGGGGGCTCGGCCACCTTGCGCTGGGCACCCGTCTGAAGCGCATTGGAGACCGGCTTCAGACGCACACACAGGTCATTCTCGACGAGGCCGAAGTGCCGGTGCCTGCCTCGCACCTGCCGCCACTGGAGGCGCTGGACAGCGGTGGGGCGATGACCGTGGGTGACCTCTCGCGTGCCCTCGGTGTGACGCAGCCAGGTGTGACGCGTATGACGGGGGCGCTTGAGGCCGCGGGATTGGTCCGCTCGGGTGCCGCCGAGGACGACGGACGCGCGCGCGTCATCGCGCTGACCCCGGCCGGCCGGGGACTGTTGGCGCGCTTGAGGCGGCACACGTTTCCGTTCATCGAGGCCGCGGTTCGCGACGCTTGCGGCGATGAGTCGGGTCGCTTCCTTGCGCAGTTGGCCCTGTTGGAGGACGCGCTCGAGGAGCTGCCACTTGCCGCCCGTGCAGCTCGGCTCGCCAAGGGAGCTCGTCGGCATGATTGA